A genomic stretch from Pseudomonas mendocina includes:
- a CDS encoding HPP family protein produces the protein MPISKLLRSSAPPAPSLYFTFVSFVGTLLAIGVTGWLSHVSGTPWLMASFGASCVLAFGVPDSPLAQPRSIIGGHLISTAVGLLILHTLGNAWWAGAIAVGLALAVMQQTRTLHAPAGANPLVVISAGASFSFLLTPVLIGSLVIVAVAWVINNARHRNSYPKYWLVGLR, from the coding sequence ATGCCTATCAGCAAACTGCTGCGATCCAGCGCTCCACCTGCGCCATCCTTGTACTTCACCTTTGTTTCATTTGTCGGCACTTTGCTGGCTATTGGTGTGACCGGCTGGCTCAGCCATGTTTCCGGGACACCCTGGCTGATGGCCTCATTCGGTGCCAGCTGTGTGCTGGCCTTCGGCGTGCCCGACTCCCCCTTGGCGCAGCCGCGTAGCATCATCGGCGGGCATTTGATTTCCACAGCGGTGGGATTATTGATTCTGCATACACTGGGCAATGCCTGGTGGGCCGGAGCCATTGCGGTCGGCCTAGCCTTGGCGGTGATGCAACAAACACGCACCCTGCACGCCCCTGCCGGAGCGAACCCGCTGGTGGTCATCAGCGCAGGCGCGTCGTTCAGCTTTCTGCTGACACCGGTGCTGATCGGTTCGCTGGTGATTGTGGCGGTGGCGTGGGTGATCAATAACGCCCGCCATCGCAACAGTTATCCGAAGTATTGGCTTGTAGGGCTCCGATGA
- a CDS encoding TetR/AcrR family transcriptional regulator: MSTSRTITESALALFYRQGFHASGVEQLSQEAGVTKKTLYRHFPSKEHLVDAAIELRDEQFMARMVAAVEAVPVDGRPAAYIEFIASWVREPDFHGCLFINAAAEYSAEQDAPHILARQHKDRVISYLQQICEQAQLASPQDVAMQLFLLGEGLIVASQVRGPEEGAIRSAQKMAEYLILNSR; the protein is encoded by the coding sequence ATGAGCACTTCCCGTACCATCACCGAATCCGCGTTGGCGTTGTTCTACCGGCAGGGTTTCCATGCGTCGGGTGTGGAGCAGCTGAGTCAGGAGGCCGGGGTCACTAAAAAGACCCTGTACAGACACTTCCCCAGCAAGGAGCATCTGGTGGATGCCGCTATCGAGCTGCGTGACGAGCAGTTTATGGCGCGTATGGTGGCGGCTGTTGAGGCGGTACCCGTTGATGGCAGGCCGGCGGCCTATATCGAGTTCATCGCAAGTTGGGTGCGGGAGCCTGACTTCCATGGCTGTTTGTTTATAAACGCCGCCGCAGAGTACAGCGCAGAGCAGGACGCGCCTCACATACTGGCCCGGCAGCACAAGGATCGGGTGATCAGCTACCTGCAGCAGATTTGCGAGCAGGCACAGTTGGCATCACCTCAAGACGTCGCGATGCAGCTGTTTCTGCTTGGCGAAGGGCTGATTGTGGCCAGTCAGGTCAGGGGCCCTGAAGAAGGCGCAATCCGCTCGGCCCAGAAAATGGCGGAGTATTTGATACTAAATAGCCGCTAA
- a CDS encoding ABC-F family ATP-binding cassette domain-containing protein, giving the protein MTSTYLTLESVSYVLPTGRTLFSNLNAQFDERLTGLVGRNGIGKSVLAKILAGLLPPSAGCCVRAGSVYYLPQQIVRAEGMTVASLTGQLPVLEAIQRIEAGSVSALDFDAVGECWDIRTRLQQALQQRGLGHLALDTPVSQISGGEAMRVALLGAEISRADYLILDEPSNHLDRLNRTLLIEHIQTWPRGMLVVSHDRELLGGVERIVELSTLGLNSYGGNYDFYVQSRAQQQQSVLERLDQHKREQKREEQNMRKQLERQERRNARGKRTGAVSNQAKILLGQQKGRSEQSSGRLQLQQAALRELRSQEISDIRQQVDEDSVVVMRATSQVRNHTNRQIARVTGQLPYVSADARYVDLTLTLQHRVGVVGPNGCGKTTLLKVLVGQRQLVSGYSDVRVVSAYLDQMVSTLEPHESVLQQLRSANRATPESELRTRLAQLGLDAQKISVPSHQLSGGERIKAALACALYVETPAELLLLDEPSNHLDLPSVHALEEMLCSYQGAMQVVSHDDAFMQRLRLSHRLSVADGGWEMEQW; this is encoded by the coding sequence ATGACCTCTACTTATCTGACGCTGGAAAGCGTGTCTTATGTTTTGCCGACTGGCAGAACATTGTTCTCCAATCTCAATGCCCAGTTCGACGAGCGCCTTACAGGCCTGGTCGGTCGTAATGGTATTGGGAAAAGTGTGCTCGCCAAGATTCTTGCTGGATTGCTGCCACCGTCTGCCGGGTGCTGTGTGAGGGCTGGCAGTGTGTATTACCTGCCTCAACAAATCGTGCGCGCAGAGGGAATGACGGTTGCCTCGCTGACAGGGCAACTGCCAGTACTTGAAGCCATACAAAGGATTGAGGCTGGGAGTGTCTCTGCCTTAGATTTTGATGCTGTGGGGGAGTGTTGGGATATTCGCACTCGATTGCAGCAGGCTTTACAGCAACGTGGTTTGGGGCATTTGGCGCTGGATACACCGGTCAGTCAGATTAGCGGCGGTGAGGCCATGCGTGTGGCGTTACTCGGTGCGGAGATTTCCCGGGCTGATTATTTGATCTTGGATGAGCCGAGCAATCACTTGGATCGACTTAATCGCACATTGCTAATTGAGCACATCCAAACATGGCCCCGGGGGATGCTGGTCGTTAGCCATGACCGTGAGTTGTTAGGTGGCGTTGAGCGGATTGTTGAACTGTCCACTCTGGGGCTAAACAGTTATGGCGGGAACTACGATTTTTACGTCCAAAGCCGGGCACAGCAACAGCAATCGGTTCTCGAACGACTGGATCAGCATAAGCGCGAACAGAAGCGTGAAGAGCAGAACATGCGCAAGCAGCTTGAGCGTCAGGAGCGTCGTAATGCACGAGGTAAACGCACTGGTGCCGTGTCGAATCAAGCCAAAATCCTTTTGGGGCAGCAGAAGGGGCGAAGTGAACAGTCTTCCGGACGATTACAGTTGCAGCAGGCGGCGCTAAGGGAGCTGCGGTCGCAAGAGATCAGCGACATCAGGCAGCAGGTGGACGAAGACTCTGTTGTGGTGATGCGGGCTACGTCTCAGGTGCGAAACCATACGAACAGGCAGATTGCGCGAGTGACGGGGCAGTTGCCGTATGTTTCGGCTGACGCGCGTTATGTCGATCTGACACTGACCTTGCAGCACAGGGTTGGGGTTGTAGGCCCGAACGGTTGTGGCAAAACGACCTTATTGAAAGTCCTGGTTGGGCAGCGTCAGTTGGTTTCTGGCTACAGTGACGTCAGGGTTGTGAGCGCCTATCTGGACCAGATGGTTAGCACATTGGAGCCACACGAATCAGTCTTGCAGCAATTGCGCTCAGCTAACAGGGCAACTCCTGAGAGTGAGCTGCGTACTCGGCTGGCTCAGCTCGGGTTGGATGCGCAAAAGATCAGTGTTCCCAGTCATCAACTCAGCGGCGGGGAGCGTATCAAGGCAGCCCTGGCTTGTGCGCTGTACGTTGAAACTCCGGCTGAGCTGCTTTTGTTGGATGAACCCAGTAACCATCTTGATCTGCCTTCTGTACATGCACTTGAAGAGATGCTGTGCAGTTATCAGGGGGCGATGCAGGTCGTTTCCCATGACGATGCATTTATGCAGCGACTGCGCCTTAGCCATCGGCTATCTGTAGCCGATGGCGGATGGGAGATGGAGCAGTGGTAG